GTTAAGCATTAACACAatgcaggaaagagaagaggaaaaaatgagaatgaaaaatatttcaactcTCTAAACCACACCTATAAAGACAGAACCAAGTCATAAAAGCAAtatccagaaattccatttctggaaatagatcttaaggaaataattaagagtATGAACAAAGATTTAGCTGTAAGGATGTTACATCAGAGTCTAgtttataatattgaaaaattaagaaCAATCTAAATAGTGTGCCAATTATTATATCCATGTAATTGAGTAGTTAAAATgatattcttaaatatattgaCACAGAAAGTTTAGAATGAGAATGTTAAGCTATGAATAGTGAGAATCTTTTTcttatctaaaaaacaaacaagtatatGGACACATACAGGAagttttctacttctgtgtatAATGTCTCTTTAAAATTATCTGCAAAAGTGAAACAATAAACTTGTTATAAACAGAGGGAGACTATTCCTAGAgagctaaaaacaaacaattcttaGTTATACTTGCCTGTTAGACATTTTGGTGTAGTTCCAGAATTGTATacatacttttcaaatttttcttttccttcataattGAACAGAGAACTTACTGTTTAAGTTCAAGTTAAAAATGTTAGAAGAGGAAATCAGCTAAGCTGATTTTTGTCTGCTTCCTTAGTGATTTATCATGTCTAGgtaagaagaaaggaggaagtacAACACCAAAGTTTAATGAAAAGTATTTTCATCCTCGTCCTTTAATGTATGGAACTTCCGCAGCTTGGGGAGGGCACAGCTTGCCCTTTGGGCCAGATTGAGCAGCTGCCTATCACAGCAGTCTTCTTTCCTCTGTTGCTTTATATCCTATGCAGTCAAAGTGGTAGAAGTCGTAAATATTGGTCAAAGAATTGGGTGCTTCTGTGTAAACGTTTAACTTCTGTTGAATCCTTAGCTAAATATTTCTGCTTCTCTTGAAAATGTTATACTCTTTTAGAAAAGCAACCGTATCAATTTTCAAAgctaatttcaattaaaaattgctaagcaaaaaatttaacattatttaacacacattttattaagtatttaatcTGTGGTAAGCACTATACTAGGTCTGAGGACATAGAGATAAGACACAGTTCTTACCTTAAAAGGATGTATATTAGTTGTAAGTGAAAGAAACTTAGCTCAAACTTTTCTTAAGCAACAAGAGGAGGATTTATTGCCTCATAACCAAACCATGGAAAAGCAGGGATGGCGCTAACCTCAGGGTCACTTGAAGCCATGGACTCAAATAGCTTCAggtctccttccctcttctctttccttcccacacCTTCACCCACCCAATATCTCTTTACGTTTGTTTCTGCGTTAACCTCATCCTCCAGGTGGCATAGAACACAGTTGTCAGCATCCTCATGTCTGTCTCGCAGCTGCTCTGTGAGAAAGGAATCTCACTGGCATGGCTTGGGTTATGTGCCGTGTACCCACGCTTGTGGGGggtcagttttgaaaaataattaccaaaaaaaattgtaaattaattacaaaaattcacaatttaattGATCCATACTTCATTTTTGTTCAGGAATGAATAGCAATGTCTGCCTTATTAGTAAAAGCTGCAAAACCCATGACTGCTTTTAATCAGCTGAGGCTTACTAATGGGGTGAACACATTTTCAGGAGCCTCATTTGCTTCACTGGCATGAAATGGAATGGATTGTATCTACCTTCCTTCTTATGCAAGGCGcaacctgaaaataaaaatatgtgcaaacaTCCGTTTGCTTTGTTCAACCTCTGAACAAGCGCTTAGTAAACAAGGATATCCAGATGACCAATGAGCACACAAAATCACCCATCATCAGAGAAGTACAAAATAAAACAGTGAGATGGCCATTACACATCTAtcccagaatggctaaaattaaaatcaaacaaaaaaaactaacatCAAACTTTGGTAAGCATGCATGGTAACCAGAACCTTCATACAAGTTAGTGGGGATGTAGATTGGTCCAGCCAGTTTGGGGAGGTTTGGCAAGACCCAACAAAGCTGAATTTATGTGCTCCCTGTGACCTACCTGCTCCTATACCCAGCAGACGTGCATAACACTGAAGCCAAAGACACATAGTACAATAGGATGTCCCTAGCActatattcataatagccaaaaactagaaacaaatattCATGAAGAAGAGAATGGATGAATTTTGGTGTATTCATGCATTTGAACAATACACAGCAACAAGAAAAACCCTTGCCACATGCAGTAACAGGGATGAGTCTACAGATAgaatgctgagcaaaagaagccagacacaaaaagtgcatagtgtgtgattccacttacatattTTATACTCCATTCTTCAGTTCTTCTCAGTTGTATGCCTTTCTGAAAAGAGAAACTCCCATTTTTTGGTCAtgaaattgttctttttattattcccCTTGCCTTCCTCACAGAGGTAGCCGAGGAGCTTGGGAGAGCTGCCTCCTCCTCATCTGTTGTTCCATATCTGCCCCGATTACCTATACTTCCTTCTAAGACCCGGACGCTGAAGAAACAGGGGGAGAACAAGGAGAATATTGAAGGGCCACAAGATGCCACAGAAAATTCTGCTTCCAGTTCAGCACCAGGTATGAATGAGTCCGTAGGCAGGTAGAGTCAAACTGCCTTTTTTAAAGAGCCTTGGGGTATGATGCCTTTATTTCCACTTTCCTGCCCATTTTCCCTGAGGAAAGTGTGGCTGGCTTCTGTTTTATTTACCACTCTAGTCCTCGGCTCTGCATTGCCAGTGTTAGTAGTCCTGATCTGTCCGTCCAGCATACAACTCTgcctcccactccatctcctAAACTCCTGATTCCCAAATAGTTACTGTCTTTACAGTTCCGGCAACAATTTCTTCATTGAGTCTGATAGATGAAGGCAGGTTGTGCTGTAGTTTCTAGAGAAAAGTTGAATGCCGAGGTAAAAACCAGCGGATTATTTCTTTCCGTTTATATCCCATATTGCATTTGGAACAATAGCGTGAAATGATAATGTATTTATTAGTTTCCTCTGAGTCCTGCTAACACTTGACATTTAATAGATGCCAACAGCACTCTTACAGTTCAGCCTTAGTAACTCAAATGAGTCACTTCTTATTTTTCACATTACTGATTGGCCGTTTTTTATCAGGCTTCATTAGAAGTGCACAGGCCCCCAGTGGGTCCCCAGCACTGCCTCGAAAGCAAAGAGACAAGTCCCCCAGCAGCCTCTTGGAAGATGCCAAAGAGACATGCTTCACCAGAGATAGGAAGGGAGGCTTCTTCAGTTCCTTCATGAAAAAGAGAAATGCTCCCACACCCCCCAAACGCAGCAGCTCCTTCCGAGAAATGGAGAATCAGCCCCACAAGAAATATGAACTCACGGGTAACTTCTCATCTGTTGCTTCTCTACAGCATGCTGATGGGTTCTCTTTTACTGCTGCCCAGCAAGAGGCGAATCTGGTGCCACCCAAGTGCTATGGGGGTAGCTTTGCACAGAGGAACCTCTGTAATGACGacagtggcgggggtgggggcagtggcgCTGCTGGGGGTGGATGGTCTGGCATCACAGGCTTCTTCACACCACGCTTAATCAAAAAGACACTGGGCTTACGAGCAGGTAAACCCACAGCCAGTGATGACACTTCCAAGCCTTTTCCAAGGTCAAACTCTACATCTTCCATGTCCTCAGGGCTTCCAGAGCAGGATAGGATGGCAATGACCCTTCCCAGGAACTGCCAGAGGTCCAAACTCCAGCTGGAAAGGACAGTGTCCACCTCTTCTCAGCCAGAAGAGAATGTGGATAGGGCCAGTGACATGCTTCCCAAAAAATCAGAGGAAGGTGCCGCTCCGACCAGGGAGAGACCAAAAGCCAAACTTTTGCCCAGAGGAGCCACCGCTCTTCCTCTCAGAACCCCCTCTGGGGATCCAGCCATTACAGAGAAGGACtctccagggctgggggtggctgGAGTGGCAGCTGCCCccaagagcagagagaggaatggTGGGGCACGACTTGGCATGGCTGGAGTCCCAGAGGATGGCGAGCAGACAGGCTGGGCTGCCCCGGCCAAGGCTGCGGCGGTCCTCCCGACCACTCACAACCACAAAGTGCCAGTCCTTATCTCACCCACTCTGAAGCACACTCCAGCTGACGTGCAGCTCATCGGCACAGACTCTCAGGGGAATAAGTTCAAGCTCTTGTCTGAGCATCAGGTCACTTCCTCTGGAGACAAGGACCGACCCCGCCGGGTAAAACCAAAGTgtgccccacccccgccgccaGGGGTGAGACTACTGCAGCATCCGGCCGTGTGCTCAGACTCCACGGAAGAGCCCACGTCAGAaacacaggagggagggaagaaggcgGCTCCAGGGGCAGTGCCCATCAGTGGGAAAGCTGGGAGGCCTGTAATGCCTCCACCTCAAGTGCCTCTGCCCACATCTTCCATCTCACCAGCGAAAATGGCCAATGGCACAGCAGGTACTAAAGTGGCTCTGAGAAAAACCAGACAGGTGGCTGAGAAAATCTCAGCTGACAAAATCAGTAAGGAGGCCCTGCTGGAATGTGCTGACCTACTGTCCAGTGCAATCACAGAACCTGTGCCCAACAGCCAGCTGGTGGACACTGGACACCAGCTGCTCGACTACTGCTCAGGCTATGTGGACTGCATCCCCCAAACTCGCAACAAATTTGCCTTCCGCGAGGCTGTGAGCAAACTGGAACTCAGCCTGCAGGAGCTGCAGGTGTCTTCTGCAGCTGCTGGTGTGCCCGGGGCAAACCCTGTCCTTAACAACTTACTGTCATGTGTACAGGAAATCAGTGATGTGGTGCAGAGGTAGCCACCGTTAGCCGGGTGGGAAGATGCACACATTtctgaggggagaggaaaagggactTGTTTTCCTGTGTTCTCGTTTCAAAAAGTGGAAGACTGATACTTGAGTGTGTTTCTGTGAAGTACCTCAGATCTCTGAGTTCTCACGTTTACAGGTTCAtctcaaaaataacaaaaagcaaaacccatAGGAGAGGGAAAATAGATGGGGGCAGGGCAGTTGTGGACCGGATTGAAAGCTGCACTGGGACATCAGGGAACATGCATATGTCGTGCCATGAAGAACCAAATCCAGCCCGTTCTTACCTGGAGTGATGTGAGCTGGTTAGGGCTGCTCCAGCAGGGCCGCAGGGACTGTGCCCAGACAGTGCGTTGGCTGTGGCACTCATTCTGCACCACACAGAAGGGAATTGACTTGGGGCCCCAGTAGGTACTAATGGTGATTATGCTCCAACTCATCTAACTTATTGGGTGGGACAGAAGAAAGCTGGGAATGTGCCAAGAGAAGTTTTGTTCAAGGCTGTTGGAAGCTACTGTTAGCCTCGCTTCCACAGGTCACTGCTGCAGTAAGAACTGCAGATCAGATGGCTAGATGCAAAACTGGGAAATGTGGTTCTGTCAGTATGCTTCTGTCCTGTTTTCCATAGGTGTATTAATTGGTACAGGAGGTAAAGAATGCTAGGAAGTATATTTAGGGAGATTGAAGCCTCCTAAAATCTTACATTACTTAGCAGAAGCCACTTCTCCCAGGCTAGTATATTGTTTCCAAATGGATCAGGATTGGCTTTCTGCTTGTTGGTGCCTATCTTGTAAACCATAGGCATAGGAGTCTCTTTGGTAATTCTTTTCTCCCCCTTGCTGGGCAGGCTGTCTTCCTTTATTCCTGGCAGCATTCAGGGCATTAACCAACACTGAACATTATTGAAAACAATGGTCATGTACAGGTCTCACAGGGGAATCCTTTTCTGTTACAGTGCCCCTGCATACTGACATACCGGCAAAGGACTTGAGCAGCTATATGTTTCTTTATCAACTAAAATGCCAGGGAAAGGGTGTCTTCTTGAAATCCAGTGGTCAGCCTAGAGGTCTGTGACTGAGTGGAGAAGCTGGCTTGGTCCTAATGGctgtttcccctccctcccttatcACCTTAGACCCAATCTAGGTGGAGAATAGGGAGAAGCATTCTCTCACTCTACAGTTTCAAATGAATCACCCTAAATTATTCTCACATGCTTTTCTCCTCTCACATACTCCCCCTGCCAATTGTTGTGCTTGTTTGTAAAGATCATATTGGGAAtattctttgatatttattttatcatttcaccTCTATTTTAAGAATGCATAGTTGAAGGAGCAAGTTATTTTCGGGGGACACCAATTAGATCCCAGAAACCTAAtgattccttttccttccctattCAGTTGTTGTTATGGAAGTTAATTAGGATCACTTCTTAATTTAGAACCAAGTCTAATTGGTTAGATATTATTAATACTTTCGACATCAGGTCTAATTCCAGTGACCACTTCATTCTCTTCTTAAAACTTTATGCCCTCTCCATTCCTGCCTCCAAGGAGAAcgcaatataaaaaaaatacattttttcctccCAAAGGAATATTAACTTAGGAAGATAGGAATTCAACATTGATGAACAGTGAGTTTTCTTCCTGGCTCTGTCATCGATCCACTGTCAGGCCATAGCCCCATCTCTTAATCTATTAAATGGAGGTAATGATACATGTTATCAAGGGTGTTTTGCAAATAAGTGTATAGTTA
The sequence above is drawn from the Tursiops truncatus isolate mTurTru1 chromosome 1, mTurTru1.mat.Y, whole genome shotgun sequence genome and encodes:
- the ABL2 gene encoding tyrosine-protein kinase ABL2 isoform X2 — encoded protein: MGQQVGRVGEAPGLQQSQPRGIRGSSAARPSSRRRDLAGRTAEAGFNIFTQHEALHRPYGCDVEPQALNEAIRWSSKENLLGATESDPNLFVALYDFVASGDNTLSITKGEKLRVLGYNQNGEWSEVRSKNGQGWVPSNYITPVNSLEKHSWYHGPVSRSAAEYLLSSLINGSFLVRESESSPGQLSISLRYEGRVYHYRINTTTDGKVYVTAESRFSTLAELVHHHSTVADGLVTTLHYPAPKCNKPTVYGVSPIHDKWEMERTDITMKHKLGGGQYGEVYVGVWKKYSLTVAVKTLKEDTMEVEEFLKEAAVMKEIKHPNLVQLLGVCTLEPPFYIVTEYMPYGNLLDYLRECNREEVTAVVLLYMATQISSAMEYLEKKNFIHRDLAARNCLVGENHVVKVADFGLSRLMTGDTYTAHAGAKFPIKWTAPESLAYNTFSIKSDVWAFGVLLWEIATYGMSPYPGIDLSQVYDLLEKGYRMEQPEGCPPKVYELMRACWKWSPADRPSFAETHQAFETMFHDSSISEEVAEELGRAASSSSVVPYLPRLPILPSKTRTLKKQGENKENIEGPQDATENSASSSAPGFIRSAQAPSGSPALPRKQRDKSPSSLLEDAKETCFTRDRKGGFFSSFMKKRNAPTPPKRSSSFREMENQPHKKYELTGNFSSVASLQHADGFSFTAAQQEANLVPPKCYGGSFAQRNLCNDDSGGGGGSGAAGGGWSGITGFFTPRLIKKTLGLRAGKPTASDDTSKPFPRSNSTSSMSSGLPEQDRMAMTLPRNCQRSKLQLERTVSTSSQPEENVDRASDMLPKKSEEGAAPTRERPKAKLLPRGATALPLRTPSGDPAITEKDSPGLGVAGVAAAPKSRERNGGARLGMAGVPEDGEQTGWAAPAKAAAVLPTTHNHKVPVLISPTLKHTPADVQLIGTDSQGNKFKLLSEHQVTSSGDKDRPRRVKPKCAPPPPPGVRLLQHPAVCSDSTEEPTSETQEGGKKAAPGAVPISGKAGRPVMPPPQVPLPTSSISPAKMANGTAGTKVALRKTRQVAEKISADKISKEALLECADLLSSAITEPVPNSQLVDTGHQLLDYCSGYVDCIPQTRNKFAFREAVSKLELSLQELQVSSAAAGVPGANPVLNNLLSCVQEISDVVQR
- the ABL2 gene encoding tyrosine-protein kinase ABL2 isoform X1; protein product: MGQQVGRVGEAPGLQQSQPRGIRGSSAARPSSRRRDLAGRTAEAGFNIFTQHDHFASCVEDGFEGDKTGGSSPEALHRPYGCDVEPQALNEAIRWSSKENLLGATESDPNLFVALYDFVASGDNTLSITKGEKLRVLGYNQNGEWSEVRSKNGQGWVPSNYITPVNSLEKHSWYHGPVSRSAAEYLLSSLINGSFLVRESESSPGQLSISLRYEGRVYHYRINTTTDGKVYVTAESRFSTLAELVHHHSTVADGLVTTLHYPAPKCNKPTVYGVSPIHDKWEMERTDITMKHKLGGGQYGEVYVGVWKKYSLTVAVKTLKEDTMEVEEFLKEAAVMKEIKHPNLVQLLGVCTLEPPFYIVTEYMPYGNLLDYLRECNREEVTAVVLLYMATQISSAMEYLEKKNFIHRDLAARNCLVGENHVVKVADFGLSRLMTGDTYTAHAGAKFPIKWTAPESLAYNTFSIKSDVWAFGVLLWEIATYGMSPYPGIDLSQVYDLLEKGYRMEQPEGCPPKVYELMRACWKWSPADRPSFAETHQAFETMFHDSSISEEVAEELGRAASSSSVVPYLPRLPILPSKTRTLKKQGENKENIEGPQDATENSASSSAPGFIRSAQAPSGSPALPRKQRDKSPSSLLEDAKETCFTRDRKGGFFSSFMKKRNAPTPPKRSSSFREMENQPHKKYELTGNFSSVASLQHADGFSFTAAQQEANLVPPKCYGGSFAQRNLCNDDSGGGGGSGAAGGGWSGITGFFTPRLIKKTLGLRAGKPTASDDTSKPFPRSNSTSSMSSGLPEQDRMAMTLPRNCQRSKLQLERTVSTSSQPEENVDRASDMLPKKSEEGAAPTRERPKAKLLPRGATALPLRTPSGDPAITEKDSPGLGVAGVAAAPKSRERNGGARLGMAGVPEDGEQTGWAAPAKAAAVLPTTHNHKVPVLISPTLKHTPADVQLIGTDSQGNKFKLLSEHQVTSSGDKDRPRRVKPKCAPPPPPGVRLLQHPAVCSDSTEEPTSETQEGGKKAAPGAVPISGKAGRPVMPPPQVPLPTSSISPAKMANGTAGTKVALRKTRQVAEKISADKISKEALLECADLLSSAITEPVPNSQLVDTGHQLLDYCSGYVDCIPQTRNKFAFREAVSKLELSLQELQVSSAAAGVPGANPVLNNLLSCVQEISDVVQR
- the ABL2 gene encoding tyrosine-protein kinase ABL2 isoform X6; this encodes MVFGTALLLPNCYGRDQDTSLCCLCSETSETALPNLTDHFASCVEDGFEGDKTGGSSPEALHRPYGCDVEPQALNEAIRWSSKENLLGATESDPNLFVALYDFVASGDNTLSITKGEKLRVLGYNQNGEWSEVRSKNGQGWVPSNYITPVNSLEKHSWYHGPVSRSAAEYLLSSLINGSFLVRESESSPGQLSISLRYEGRVYHYRINTTTDGKVYVTAESRFSTLAELVHHHSTVADGLVTTLHYPAPKCNKPTVYGVSPIHDKWEMERTDITMKHKLGGGQYGEVYVGVWKKYSLTVAVKTLKEDTMEVEEFLKEAAVMKEIKHPNLVQLLGVCTLEPPFYIVTEYMPYGNLLDYLRECNREEVTAVVLLYMATQISSAMEYLEKKNFIHRDLAARNCLVGENHVVKVADFGLSRLMTGDTYTAHAGAKFPIKWTAPESLAYNTFSIKSDVWAFGVLLWEIATYGMSPYPGIDLSQVYDLLEKGYRMEQPEGCPPKVYELMRACWKWSPADRPSFAETHQAFETMFHDSSISEEVAEELGRAASSSSVVPYLPRLPILPSKTRTLKKQGENKENIEGPQDATENSASSSAPGFIRSAQAPSGSPALPRKQRDKSPSSLLEDAKETCFTRDRKGGFFSSFMKKRNAPTPPKRSSSFREMENQPHKKYELTGNFSSVASLQHADGFSFTAAQQEANLVPPKCYGGSFAQRNLCNDDSGGGGGSGAAGGGWSGITGFFTPRLIKKTLGLRAGKPTASDDTSKPFPRSNSTSSMSSGLPEQDRMAMTLPRNCQRSKLQLERTVSTSSQPEENVDRASDMLPKKSEEGAAPTRERPKAKLLPRGATALPLRTPSGDPAITEKDSPGLGVAGVAAAPKSRERNGGARLGMAGVPEDGEQTGWAAPAKAAAVLPTTHNHKVPVLISPTLKHTPADVQLIGTDSQGNKFKLLSEHQVTSSGDKDRPRRVKPKCAPPPPPGVRLLQHPAVCSDSTEEPTSETQEGGKKAAPGAVPISGKAGRPVMPPPQVPLPTSSISPAKMANGTAGTKVALRKTRQVAEKISADKISKEALLECADLLSSAITEPVPNSQLVDTGHQLLDYCSGYVDCIPQTRNKFAFREAVSKLELSLQELQVSSAAAGVPGANPVLNNLLSCVQEISDVVQR
- the ABL2 gene encoding tyrosine-protein kinase ABL2 isoform X3; translation: MLVFYNHFASCVEDGFEGDKTGGSSPEALHRPYGCDVEPQALNEAIRWSSKENLLGATESDPNLFVALYDFVASGDNTLSITKGEKLRVLGYNQNGEWSEVRSKNGQGWVPSNYITPVNSLEKHSWYHGPVSRSAAEYLLSSLINGSFLVRESESSPGQLSISLRYEGRVYHYRINTTTDGKVYVTAESRFSTLAELVHHHSTVADGLVTTLHYPAPKCNKPTVYGVSPIHDKWEMERTDITMKHKLGGGQYGEVYVGVWKKYSLTVAVKTLKEDTMEVEEFLKEAAVMKEIKHPNLVQLLGVCTLEPPFYIVTEYMPYGNLLDYLRECNREEVTAVVLLYMATQISSAMEYLEKKNFIHRDLAARNCLVGENHVVKVADFGLSRLMTGDTYTAHAGAKFPIKWTAPESLAYNTFSIKSDVWAFGVLLWEIATYGMSPYPGIDLSQVYDLLEKGYRMEQPEGCPPKVYELMRACWKWSPADRPSFAETHQAFETMFHDSSISEEVAEELGRAASSSSVVPYLPRLPILPSKTRTLKKQGENKENIEGPQDATENSASSSAPGFIRSAQAPSGSPALPRKQRDKSPSSLLEDAKETCFTRDRKGGFFSSFMKKRNAPTPPKRSSSFREMENQPHKKYELTGNFSSVASLQHADGFSFTAAQQEANLVPPKCYGGSFAQRNLCNDDSGGGGGSGAAGGGWSGITGFFTPRLIKKTLGLRAGKPTASDDTSKPFPRSNSTSSMSSGLPEQDRMAMTLPRNCQRSKLQLERTVSTSSQPEENVDRASDMLPKKSEEGAAPTRERPKAKLLPRGATALPLRTPSGDPAITEKDSPGLGVAGVAAAPKSRERNGGARLGMAGVPEDGEQTGWAAPAKAAAVLPTTHNHKVPVLISPTLKHTPADVQLIGTDSQGNKFKLLSEHQVTSSGDKDRPRRVKPKCAPPPPPGVRLLQHPAVCSDSTEEPTSETQEGGKKAAPGAVPISGKAGRPVMPPPQVPLPTSSISPAKMANGTAGTKVALRKTRQVAEKISADKISKEALLECADLLSSAITEPVPNSQLVDTGHQLLDYCSGYVDCIPQTRNKFAFREAVSKLELSLQELQVSSAAAGVPGANPVLNNLLSCVQEISDVVQR